A single genomic interval of Daucus carota subsp. sativus chromosome 1, DH1 v3.0, whole genome shotgun sequence harbors:
- the LOC108195989 gene encoding dof zinc finger protein DOF5.7 — MMSQDNLNPNPPDDSSGNSQKGACRPAEAPRCPRCDSPNTKFCYYNNYSLSQPRYFCKTCRRYWTKGGALRNIPIGGGCRKNKKMSSKSCSRFASDSMDSGGSSSYLDHLGGFKFSNIGLSSGMNFQTLDTNLPRTFSPVQQYQQLSTNSSFGNFSRTLSSPCFSLENQTGSSSGSGFMGLNFPLSSSGIKQVHGSAQLLQDHDLDIKNNDVVASSIESLSSINQDLHWKLQQQRLGMMMFSEENSITDQKEGLGNTSVIMPPKPQPILFENLEISSRVKDHDVHQAVGGSGSGSGTSGTEWLLDHNSNHSLGNAAQTNSSNTGINGMNQAWGNFYQYTPLP, encoded by the coding sequence ATGATGTCTCAGGATAATTTGAACCCGAATCCACCCGATGACAGCTCCGGAAACAGCCAGAAGGGCGCGTGCAGGCCGGCTGAAGCACCAAGGTGCCCGAGGTGTGACTCACCGAACACAAAGTTTTGCTACTACAACAACTACAGCCTTAGTCAGCCGAGGTATTTCTGCAAGACTTGTAGAAGGTATTGGACTAAAGGGGGCGCGTTACGCAATATACCAATTGGAGGTGGGTGCAGGAAGAACAAGAAGATGAGTAGCAAGTCCTGTTCAAGATTCGCCTCTGATTCGATGGACTCAGGCGGTTCAAGCTCGTATCTGGATCATTTAGGTGGATTCAAGTTCTCGAACATCGGCCTCTCGTCCGGGATGAATTTTCAGACGCTTGATACTAATCTCCCCAGAACATTTTCTCCTGTTCAGCAGTATCAGCAGCTGAGTACGAATTCCTCGTttgggaatttttcgagaacTTTATCGAGTCCTTGTTTCAGTCTGGAGAATCAGACTGGCAGTTCTTCTGGCAGTGGTTTTATGGGGCTTAATTTCCCTTTGTCTTCTTCCGGGATCAAACAAGTCCATGGAAGTGCACAACTACTTCAAGATCATGACCTCGATATCAAGAACAACGACGTCGTTGCATCGTCTATCGAATCATTGAGTTCAATCAACCAGGACTTGCACTGGAAGCTGCAACAGCAAAGATTGGGTATGATGATGTTCAGTGAAGAGAATAGTATTACTGATCAAAAGGAGGGCCTGGGAAATACTAGTGTAATTATGCCTCCGAAACCACAGCCTATTTTGTTCGAGAACCTGGAGATATCCTCAAGAGTGAAAGATCATGATGTTCATCAAGCTGTAGGTGGAAGTGGAAGCGGAAGCGGTACTTCAGGAACTGAGTGGCTGCTTGATCACAACTCGAATCATTCGCTAGGGAACGCCGCTCAAACAAACAGCAGCAACACAGGGATTAACGGAATGAATCAAGCATGGGGTAACTTCTACCAATACACACCACTGCCATAG
- the LOC108223176 gene encoding kinesin-like protein KIN-14R, with protein MEDMEINLTGAVPETLIPDPFVSRVSDFDQICDRQLEIAPMDEDEESSAEYMVCDSRSRLVASGFTKSNCTEEVVMFVNAGGEVSAETDADRLLADNFFDGGDVFQTEESIIEAGDYPSVYQSARLGNFCYRFTSIDPGEYFVDLHFVEIINTCGPKGMRVFNVFIQDEKVLSDFDIFSVVGANKPLQLVDSRVSVKDDGVVVIRFEGVYGSPIVSGICIRRAPKSEANEVTSEHLICTNCASAIEVPAAQLKVLGMKSTAKYEKKIQDLSSQCQVKADECYQAWMSLAAANDQLEKVRMELDNKLFQTYSLDQTVEKQAEKLKDVSSKYECDKKFWVETIRELDQKIKTMKEEHSKLSREAHECADSIPELNKMSFAVQELVAQCEDLKVKYSEEQAKRRKLHNEVQEAKGNIRVFCRCRPLSKAETSVGCSTVVDFNASKDGELGILGVGNSKKTFKFDRVYTPKDDQVDVFADASPMVISVLDGFNVCIFAYGQTGTGKTFTMEGTEDNRGVNYRTLEELFNMAEERKETFRYHISVSVLEVYNEQIRDLLATSPSSKKLEIKQAPEGSHHIPGIVEAKVKNIKEVWNVLQAGSSARAVGSNNVNEHSSRSHCMLCIMVKSKNLMNGECTKSKLWLVDLAGSERLAKTDVQGDRLKEAQNINRSLSALGDVISALANKSNHIPYRNSKLTHLLQDSLGGDSKTLMFVQISPSDQDSSETLSSLNFATRVRGVELGPVRKQIDTAELQKVKLMLDKAKQESRSKDESLRKLEDSLQNFENKARGKDQLYRTQLEKIKELEGQLEMRTALHSQSEKQISSLSERLNREEDVCSDLRLKIKELESKLRELEQEHMKCFTYQEKVRDLEKKLKERGKESLSNTVALEQKIEQLERSLREQEQSTDSSLLRQKIGELEEKLREQEEQLHLQQEQQLKLQAQEQQTGSTLVDSTNALRSNMPQEASKSQRDESMIDAEHCILKSSNSMKRPMSQGSTLPKGRDSLIETRRRRLSRNSETENIASNLRSGDTKGRQSDPLRPMSRTARITKPATVSQRPITNTRVTGRDQQTQGTKATESKKRVWTR; from the exons ATGGAAGACATGGAAATTAACCTTACAGGCGCAGTCCCAGAAACCCTAATTCCAGACCCTTTTGTTTCTAGGGTTTCTGATTTTGACCAGATATGTGACAGACAGCTCGAGATTGCGCCCATGGATGAAGACGAGGAGTCGTCTGCGGAGTATATGGTTTGCGATTCGCGGTCGAGATTGGTTGCTAGTGGCTTCACCAAGTCGAATTGCACTG AGGAAGTTGTGATGTTCGTAAATGCTGGAGGTGAAGTTTCTGCGGAAACTGATGCAGATAGACTTTTGGCTGATAACTTTTTTGATGGAGGAGATGTATTTCAAACAGAAGAGAGTATAATTGAGGCTGGGGATTACCCGTCTGTATACCAGTCAGCACGACTAGGAAACTTCTGCTATAGGTTTACTAGTATTGACCCTGGCGAATATTTTGTTGACCTTCATTTTGTGGAGATCATAAACACTTGTGGACCTAAAGGAATGCGGGTTTTTAATGTTTTCATTCAGGATGAGAAG GTTTTGTCAGACTTTGATATATTCTCTGTTGTTGGAGCTAACAAGCCATTGCAGTTAGTTGATTCCAGAGTTTCTGTTAAGGATGATGGGGTCGTTGTCATAAGGTTTGAAGGAGTCTATGGGAGTCCTATTGTAAGTGGGATCTGCATTAGGAGAGCACCCAAATCCGAAG CTAATGAGGTGACCAGCGAGCACCTTATATGCACAAATTGTGCCTCGGCAATAGAAGTCCCTGCAGCTCAG CTGAAAGTTTTGGGAATGAAATCAACAGCGAAGTATGAAAAAAAGATACAAGACCTCAGCTCGCAGTGCCAGGTCAAAGCAGATGAATGTTATCAGGCTTGGATGTCTTTGGCTGCTGCAAATGATCAACTGGAGAAGGTTAGGATGGAACTTGACAATAAGTTGTTCCAGACATATTCTCTAG ATCAGACTGTAGAGAAGCAAGCAGAAAAATTGAAGGATGTGTCGAGCAAGTATGAGTGTGACAAGAAATTCTGGGTTGAAACTATAAGGGAGTTAGACCAGAAGATAAAG ACAATGAAAGAGGAACACTCCAAGCTTTCGAGGGAAGCACATGAATGTGCCGATTCAATTCCTGAGTTGAATAAAATGTCTTTTGCAGTTCAAGAATTGG TTGCCCAGTGTGAGGATCTGAAGGTAAAGTACAGTGAAGAACAAGCAAAGCGTAGAAAGCTTCATAATGAAGTTCAGGAGGCAAAAG GAAATATTAGGGTTTTTTGCCGCTGTCGCCCTTTAAGCAAGGCAGAGACATCAGTGGGCTGTTCAACTGTGGTAGACTTCAATGCATCCAAGGACGGGGAACTTGGAATCCTCGGTGTTGGAAATTCCAAAAAGACGTTTAAATTTGACAGAGTTTACACACCGAAAGATGATCAAG TTGATGTGTTTGCGGATGCTTCTCCTATGGTCATATCCGTGTTAGATGGGTTCAATGTTTGTATATTTGCCTACGGGCAAACTGGAACAGGAAAGACATTTACAATGGAGGGTACTGAGGATAACAGAGGAGTCAATTATAGGACTCTAGAAGAATTATTTAACATGGCAGAGGAAAGGAAGGAAACATTCCGGTATCACATTTCAGTTAGCGTGCTTGAAGTCTACAATGAACAGATAAGGGACTTGCTGGCTACATCACCATCTTCAAAGAA ACTGGAAATAAAGCAAGCTCCTGAAGGTTCCCATCACATCCCTGGTATTGTGGAAGCTAAAGTTAAGAATATAAAGGAAGTATGGAATGTGCTGCAGGCTGGAAGCAGCGCCCGAGCAGTTGGATCCAATAATGTGAATGAGCATAGCAGTCGCTCTCACTG CATGCTTTGCATAATGGTAAAGTCTAAGAATCTGATGAATGGTGAGTGCACCAAAAGCAAACTATGGCTTGTCGATTTGGCCGGCAGTGAGAGACTTGCGAAGACTGATGTGCAAGGTGACAGACTTAAAGAAGCTCAAAACATTAATAGATCTCTTTCAGCTCTTGGAGATGTGATTTCTGCTTTAGCAAACAAAAGCAATCACATTCCTTACAG AAATTCCAAGCTGACTCATCTGCTCCAGGATTCATTAG GTGGTGACTCCAAGACTTTAATGTTTGTGCAAATCAGTCCTTCAGATCAAGATTCAAGTGAGACATTGAGCTCACTTAATTTTGCTACCCGAGTCCGGGGTGTTGAGCTGGGGCCTGTAAGAAAGCAGATTGATACAGCCGAGCTTCAGAAAGTCAAACTGATG CTCGACAAAGCGAAGCAAGAGTCTAGATCGAAAGATGAATCACTAAGGAAACTGGAAGACAGCTTACAAAATTTTGAGAACAAGGCAAGAGGAAAGGATCAGTTGTATCGAACCCAACTGGAAAAGATTAAAGAACTTGAAGGGCAACTAGAGATGAGGACAGCTCTACACTCTCAGTCGGAGAAACAAATTTCAAGTCTTTCAGAAAGATTGAACCGGGAGGAAGATGTCTGCTCGGACCTTAGGCTAAAG ATCAAAGAACTAGAAAGCAAGCTAAGGGAGCTAGAGCAAGAGCACATGAAATGTTTTACTTACCAAGAGAAG GTCAGAGACCTTGAGAAAAAACTCAAAGAAAGAGGGAAAGAGTCTTTATCTAATACTGTTGCCCTTGAACAAAAG ATTGAGCAGCTAGAAAGAAGTCTGAGAGAGCAGGAACAAAGTACAGACTCCTCACTGCTTCGTCAAAAG ATTGGTGAGCTTGAGGAGAAGTTGCGGGAACAGGAAGAACAATTACATTTACAACAAGAGCAACAACTTAAACTGCAAGCACAGGAGCAACAAACAGGTAGCACACTGGTTGATTCTACCAATGCCTTAAGGTCCAACATGCCTCAGGAAGCCAGTAAGTCTCAAAGAGATGAGTCGATGATTGATGCTGAACACTGCATCTTAAAGAGTTCAAATTCAATGAAACGCCCAATGAGCCAGGGTTCCACATTGCCAAAAGGAAGGGACTCCCTCATTGAGACAAGAAGGAGACGCTTGTCTAGAAACAGTGAAACCGAGAATATTGCATCTAATCTCCGCAGTGGCGATACCAAGGGGAGGCAATCTGATCCACTCAGGCCGATGTCCAGAACTGCAAGAATAACTAAGCCAGCAACAGTATCTCAACGTCCCATCACTAATACCAGAGTAACAGGCAGAGATCAGCAGACTCAAGGAACCAAGGCTACAGAGTCGAAGAAGAGGGTCTGGACGAGATAG
- the LOC108205092 gene encoding elongator complex protein 4: protein MAATKTRTSSFSRNFSAVPSSRTPGLKNGPNGTVFVSSGIPDLDKILGGGFPLGSLVMVMEDSDAPHHMLLLRNFMSQGLVHNQPLLYASPAKEPRSFLGTLPSPSTSKDDKTRDHDVGQLSENGLRIAWQYKKYFGEQPTSDHQSRDVKLEYCNEFDLRKPQDRHFLNGQRIECISLRECSNMSTLLDHCSTFLSQRQESNTTCAGRIAIQSFCSPQCHFSDLDWDMLSFIRSLKSIIRASNAVAVLSFPASLLSSSFSKRWQHLADTLLSVRAIQDEDKELAKLLTGYQDMIGLLNVHKVARFNTQVPVILDATTFSMKLQKRRFLVLECLNQAPVDGSSGSSYGTTGSCSGSSKTGSLDF, encoded by the exons ATGGCTGCTACTAAGACTCGAACAAGTAGCTTTTCTCGTAATTTTTCAGCCGTGCCCTCTTCTCGGACACCTGGTCTTAAGAATGGACCAAACGGGACTGTTTTTGTTTCATCAGGAATACCGGATCTTGACA AGATTCTAGGAGGTGGGTTTCCTCTGGGAAGTCTTGTGATGGTGATGGAAGACAGTGATGCACCTCATCATATGCTTTTGCTGAGGAATTTCATGTCTCAAGGGCTGGTCCACAACCAACCTCTTCTGTATGCTAGTCCTGCAAAAGAACCTCGATCATTTCTTGGTACTTTACCAAGCCCGTCAACATCAAAAGATGACAAGACACGTGATCATGATGTCGGACAG CTGTCGGAAAATGGACTGAGGATTGCATGGCAGTATAAAAAGTATTTTGGGGAACAACCGACGTCGGATCATCAAAGTCGAG ATGTAAAACTTGAGTACTGCAATGAGTTTGACTTGCGGAAGCCCCAAGATAGACACTTTTTAAATGGACAAAGGATTGAATGCATCAGCCTTCGAGAATGTTCAAATATGTCCACTCTTCTTGACCACTGTTCAACCTTTTTATCTCAAAG ACAGGAGAGCAATACAACCTGTGCTGGACGAATTGCTATACAATCATTTTGTTCGCCACAATGTCACTTTTCTGACTTG GACTGGGATATGCTTTCTTTCATTAGATCCTTAAAAAGCATTATAAGAGCTTCAAATGCAGTTGCTGTACTTTCATTCCCAGCTTCCCTGCTTTCCTCATCATTCTCAAAGCGGTGGCAGCATTTGGCTGATACTTTGCTGTCAGTCAGAGCAATTCAAG ACGAGGACAAAGAGTTGGCAAAACTGCTCACTGGTTACCAGGACATGATTGGCCTTCTCAATGTACATAAGGTTGCTCGATTTAATACACAG GTTCCTGTTATTTTAGATGCAACAACATTTTCTATGAAGCTGCAGAAAAGAAGGTTCTTAGTCTTGGAATGTTTAAATCAAGCCCCTGTAGATGGTTCCAGTGGCAGTTCATATGGAACCACTGGTAGTTGTTCTGGATCTTCGAAGACAGGCTCCCTTGACTTTTAG